From one Enterococcus sp. DIV2402 genomic stretch:
- a CDS encoding HD domain-containing protein codes for MTTEWQKDTEYLSYVEDLLATDEVQKLSEFVQHMHSTRLDHSISVSYNSYKLAKRWKGDARATARAGLLHDLFYYDWRTTKFDEGSHAYMHPRIAVQNAEKLTELSDLERDIIVKHMWGATIAPPRYKESYIVTMVDKYCAIQEATSPLMKRFKTRIQRVVVRNDSI; via the coding sequence ATGACAACAGAATGGCAAAAAGATACAGAATATCTATCTTATGTAGAAGATTTACTTGCAACGGATGAAGTTCAAAAATTATCAGAATTTGTTCAACATATGCATTCAACTCGATTAGATCATTCAATTAGTGTTTCTTACAATAGTTATAAACTAGCAAAACGTTGGAAAGGCGATGCACGTGCAACTGCTCGCGCAGGTCTATTACATGATTTATTCTATTATGACTGGCGTACAACGAAATTCGATGAAGGATCTCATGCGTATATGCATCCACGCATTGCAGTACAGAATGCAGAAAAGTTAACAGAACTTTCTGATTTAGAACGTGACATTATTGTCAAACATATGTGGGGAGCAACAATCGCGCCACCACGTTACAAAGAAAGCTACATTGTAACAATGGTCGATAAGTATTGTGCGATTCAAGAGGCCACTAGCCCCTTAATGAAACGCTTCAAAACACGGATTCAACGTGTCGTTGTAAGAAATGATTCTATATAA
- a CDS encoding TrmH family RNA methyltransferase: MKEIQSTKNGLIKERKKLHKRKYREQEGKYLLEGFHLVEEAIKYGAKIEEIFIDERGKKEWGTWIAEQMSTTYFVSDEVMKQLSDLPTPQGMIAVVQKEAFAELTYQGKWLLLDNVQDPGNVGTMIRTADAAGFNGVLLGKGTADVYSTKVLRSMQGSQFHIPVIACDLLEVVPEFQKNQVPVYGTELNVDAVQFNQVEKTANVALVLGNEGQGVAAELLQMTDKNLYIPIHGKAESLNVGVAAGILMYAFV, encoded by the coding sequence ATGAAAGAAATTCAATCGACAAAGAACGGACTAATTAAAGAACGTAAAAAATTACATAAACGCAAATACCGTGAACAAGAAGGAAAATATCTACTGGAAGGATTTCATTTAGTTGAAGAAGCTATAAAATATGGCGCTAAAATTGAAGAAATCTTTATCGATGAACGTGGGAAAAAAGAGTGGGGAACTTGGATAGCTGAACAAATGAGCACCACTTATTTTGTTTCAGATGAAGTAATGAAGCAGTTATCTGATTTGCCAACACCTCAGGGCATGATTGCAGTTGTTCAAAAAGAAGCATTCGCTGAATTAACGTATCAAGGGAAATGGTTATTGTTAGACAACGTTCAAGATCCAGGGAATGTTGGTACCATGATTCGTACCGCTGATGCAGCAGGGTTTAATGGTGTCTTGCTAGGCAAGGGAACTGCAGATGTCTACAGCACGAAGGTCTTACGTAGTATGCAGGGAAGTCAATTTCATATACCTGTAATTGCGTGTGATTTACTTGAAGTGGTACCTGAATTCCAAAAAAATCAAGTTCCGGTTTATGGAACAGAGCTAAATGTGGATGCTGTACAATTTAATCAAGTGGAAAAAACAGCGAATGTTGCATTGGTGTTAGGAAATGAAGGGCAAGGGGTCGCTGCTGAATTGTTACAAATGACAGATAAAAATTTATATATTCCGATTCATGGAAAAGCAGAATCCTTAAATGTCGGCGTTGCGGCTGGAATTTTAATGTATGCCTTTGTGTAA
- a CDS encoding GyrI-like domain-containing protein, whose protein sequence is MELGEVIRKRLPEFAVIGKEGRGLATEAASWVPELWELANRDFEELAEAANEWEVDSVNLWGLMSDTKRWLDPWQEEGRYLAGMQLPHEVKQPHDWQRWLIPAMEYLVVKTNEANLEMMTEKMFEEILPQENAELVAAIQEHYLPSFEPGEVELYFPIKML, encoded by the coding sequence TTGGAACTAGGTGAAGTAATACGTAAAAGACTACCTGAGTTTGCAGTGATTGGGAAAGAAGGACGCGGCTTAGCAACTGAAGCTGCTTCTTGGGTTCCTGAATTGTGGGAACTGGCAAATCGTGATTTTGAAGAATTGGCAGAGGCAGCCAACGAATGGGAAGTCGATTCGGTAAACTTATGGGGATTGATGAGTGATACTAAGCGCTGGTTAGATCCGTGGCAAGAAGAGGGGCGTTATTTAGCTGGAATGCAGTTACCACATGAAGTCAAGCAACCGCATGACTGGCAACGCTGGTTGATTCCAGCAATGGAATATCTTGTTGTAAAAACCAATGAAGCGAATTTAGAAATGATGACAGAAAAGATGTTTGAAGAAATCCTGCCACAAGAAAATGCTGAATTAGTTGCAGCAATCCAAGAACACTATTTACCAAGTTTTGAACCTGGAGAAGTAGAATTATATTTTCCGATTAAAATGTTATAA
- a CDS encoding YdcF family protein, which translates to MGLMQLFIFGIPYLIGAGGIYWWRKKKPQPDKFFFLVSWTLLALSIYLGILEAKNGTYYLIIPLLFFGLFFFSYRLEKTRLINGFLFNLFIVIFGSYLVINFIQTPNIIVFLLLAVIGVCGLLILAFGFTGLMLLLYWNAVIVIRKESRSLANLLTLILAILMTLWLIYDHFIASILPDWASLLLSILPMTLFYFAFVFLNFLTVSVLYQFNHPRYKQDCIVVLGAGLIDGERVSPLLARRIDKAISFYHQQKKATGKAPKLIMSGGQGADEKVSEAVAMKQYALTQNIPESNILVETNSTTTLENMQFSKEIIRQNFGENANVIFSSNNYHIFRAGIFARWAGLKADGIGSKTALYYLPNAFLREFIAIIAMNKKRHFLIVGLLAAMILVLTVIVLIGTYWAT; encoded by the coding sequence ATGGGGTTAATGCAATTATTTATTTTTGGAATTCCTTATTTAATAGGAGCTGGTGGAATTTATTGGTGGCGTAAAAAAAAGCCACAGCCTGATAAATTTTTCTTTTTAGTTAGCTGGACGTTACTTGCGCTCTCAATATACTTAGGGATACTCGAAGCTAAAAATGGTACTTATTATTTAATAATTCCGCTATTATTTTTTGGTCTATTTTTCTTTTCTTATCGTTTAGAAAAAACCAGATTAATAAATGGCTTTTTATTTAATTTATTTATTGTTATTTTTGGTAGTTATTTAGTGATTAATTTCATTCAAACACCAAATATTATTGTGTTTTTATTATTAGCCGTTATTGGTGTGTGTGGTTTACTGATTTTAGCTTTTGGTTTTACAGGTCTAATGCTTTTATTGTACTGGAATGCCGTTATTGTTATTCGAAAAGAATCACGTTCTTTAGCAAATTTATTAACGTTGATTTTAGCCATTTTAATGACATTGTGGCTGATTTATGATCATTTTATCGCGAGTATTTTACCAGACTGGGCAAGTCTTTTATTATCTATTTTACCGATGACACTTTTTTATTTCGCTTTTGTTTTCTTAAATTTCTTAACAGTTTCAGTTTTGTATCAATTCAATCATCCTCGTTATAAACAAGACTGTATTGTTGTGTTAGGTGCAGGATTGATTGATGGCGAACGTGTTTCGCCACTATTAGCCCGAAGAATTGATAAAGCTATTTCTTTTTATCATCAACAGAAAAAAGCAACAGGTAAAGCACCCAAGTTGATTATGTCTGGTGGGCAAGGTGCCGATGAGAAAGTCTCAGAAGCTGTTGCGATGAAACAATATGCATTAACACAAAATATTCCGGAAAGTAATATTTTAGTAGAAACCAATTCCACCACGACTTTGGAGAATATGCAATTTTCAAAAGAAATTATTCGTCAAAACTTTGGTGAAAATGCCAACGTGATTTTTTCTTCTAATAACTATCATATTTTTAGAGCAGGAATCTTTGCGCGTTGGGCGGGGTTAAAAGCAGATGGAATTGGCTCAAAAACAGCCTTGTATTATTTACCAAATGCCTTTTTAAGAGAATTCATCGCCATTATAGCCATGAATAAAAAACGTCATTTTTTAATTGTGGGGCTCTTAGCAGCGATGATTTTAGTATTGACAGTCATCGTTTTAATTGGTACTTATTGGGCAACATAA
- a CDS encoding DEAD/DEAH box helicase yields the protein MSEFKLPEKWQQRWDEEGFTTPSLIQESVYRPLIEGESLVGISPTGSGKTLSYLLPTMQNVQLNEGNQLLILTSSQELGIQVAEVARQWGKDLGLNVQPFIGGANVKRQIEKLKTKPEVLIGTPGRIVELIKQKKIKSHQLKTIIFDEADQLFLPGASHLVEEIIKSLQQEVQLGFFSATADQALAAIQAIKPEIQVIDVTKEDQSKGVVKHTYLVYPSRRLVDGLRRLANIEGFQGLVFFNQLQDLGSAEEKLLFHHLRVASLASDQSKDLRKMSLELFRQGKIVELLTTDVASRGLDIAELPYVVNAEVPLTKESYLHRAGRVGRMGASGQVVTIVQENTLPRLKKLARELDLTIEEVFLHGGALLDEQPEKEIHQPKERKPLKQTEPKVKHEAVKSNTKPKVKNRKKAQKNKGARKRKEK from the coding sequence ATGTCAGAATTTAAACTGCCTGAAAAATGGCAACAACGCTGGGATGAAGAAGGATTTACTACGCCCTCACTTATCCAAGAATCAGTGTATCGTCCATTAATCGAAGGAGAAAGTCTTGTAGGTATTTCACCGACGGGTTCAGGAAAAACGTTGTCTTATCTTTTACCAACAATGCAAAATGTTCAGTTGAATGAAGGCAATCAATTGTTGATTTTGACTTCCTCACAGGAATTGGGCATTCAAGTAGCTGAAGTTGCCCGTCAATGGGGAAAAGACTTAGGCTTAAATGTTCAACCATTTATCGGTGGAGCGAATGTTAAACGTCAAATTGAAAAGTTAAAAACAAAACCAGAAGTACTGATAGGGACACCTGGACGAATTGTTGAATTAATTAAACAAAAGAAAATTAAATCACATCAATTAAAAACAATTATTTTTGATGAAGCCGATCAATTGTTTTTACCTGGTGCCAGTCATTTAGTTGAAGAAATTATCAAAAGCTTGCAACAAGAGGTACAATTAGGTTTCTTTTCTGCGACAGCGGATCAAGCATTAGCCGCAATTCAAGCAATTAAACCAGAGATTCAAGTAATTGATGTAACAAAAGAAGACCAAAGCAAAGGCGTGGTAAAGCACACATACCTTGTTTATCCAAGTCGCCGCTTGGTTGATGGGTTACGTCGTTTGGCAAATATTGAAGGATTCCAGGGTCTGGTTTTCTTCAATCAATTGCAAGACTTAGGGAGTGCGGAAGAAAAATTATTATTCCATCATTTACGTGTCGCATCACTGGCATCGGATCAATCCAAGGATTTGCGTAAGATGTCGCTAGAATTATTTAGACAAGGAAAAATTGTGGAGTTACTCACAACAGATGTGGCTTCTCGTGGTTTAGATATTGCCGAATTGCCATATGTTGTCAATGCAGAGGTACCTTTGACAAAAGAGAGCTACTTACATCGTGCAGGTCGTGTCGGACGAATGGGCGCTTCTGGCCAAGTAGTGACCATTGTCCAAGAAAACACGTTGCCACGTTTGAAAAAACTAGCCAGAGAGTTAGACTTAACAATAGAAGAAGTCTTTTTACATGGAGGTGCGTTACTTGATGAACAACCTGAAAAGGAAATCCATCAACCCAAAGAACGCAAACCATTGAAACAAACTGAACCGAAAGTTAAACACGAAGCGGTTAAATCAAACACAAAACCTAAAGTAAAAAATCGCAAAAAAGCACAAAAAAATAAAGGCGCACGAAAACGCAAAGAAAAGTAA
- a CDS encoding DUF4828 domain-containing protein: MDARMFLLGTSLVTNIVGSTLIRRRKKPNNKLDSFVGNWVYYRRNHTGQVYVTVTDDLQLYIQNKLQPTTVIDCTAERLTLIDSMGYHIVFEQKDKHIAFYDETEGTSFQLIEC; the protein is encoded by the coding sequence GTGGACGCCAGAATGTTTCTTCTCGGAACTTCTTTAGTGACAAATATCGTAGGTTCTACGCTTATCCGTCGCAGAAAGAAACCGAATAACAAGCTAGATTCTTTTGTTGGTAATTGGGTATATTATCGACGAAATCACACAGGACAAGTCTATGTAACAGTAACCGATGATTTACAACTCTATATCCAGAATAAACTGCAACCAACAACAGTCATAGATTGTACTGCTGAGCGTCTTACATTAATCGATTCGATGGGATATCATATTGTTTTTGAACAAAAAGACAAACATATCGCTTTTTATGACGAAACAGAAGGGACTTCTTTTCAATTAATCGAGTGTTAA
- a CDS encoding serine hydrolase: MKKKHRFLPLLAGILFFLSSVVPIFSVQADELSGDFKVEAKAALSIDADTGKVLYDQNSDDALGIASITKIISLYLVEKEVAEGKLAWDDEIEISDFVAQLSVHPELSNVPLETTSKYTVKDLFDSAFIQSSNASTMALAEKIAGSEADFVDLMKKQLEDWGIKDAKIVNSTGLNNVYLGEHIYPGSKTDDENILSAKGVAIVARHLINDYPDVLEVTATPKQEFGSHTFSPIEMVNWNWMLPGMLYEKAGVDGLKTGTTDLAGACFVGTMTKDGQRIITVVLNATNHETDPGARFVETGRLMDYSFDNWKKEEVLAKDATVPELKTVPVHQGKELTVPVQTEEALTVWLHSSMTKDDVTFKTSLNSKRITDDNELQAPIEKGVNVGTVQAVSPDKLGFIEESDTDTTKTALLASQEVKKANIFVQAWRAVKGLFN; this comes from the coding sequence ATGAAGAAAAAACATCGCTTTCTCCCCTTATTAGCGGGAATTTTGTTTTTCCTTTCATCAGTTGTGCCTATTTTTAGTGTGCAAGCAGATGAATTATCTGGAGACTTCAAAGTGGAAGCTAAAGCCGCCCTTTCGATTGACGCAGATACAGGTAAAGTGTTATATGACCAAAACAGTGACGACGCATTAGGTATTGCCTCTATTACTAAGATTATCAGTCTTTATTTAGTGGAAAAAGAAGTTGCAGAAGGGAAGCTTGCTTGGGACGATGAAATTGAAATTTCCGATTTTGTCGCACAACTAAGTGTCCATCCTGAACTTTCAAATGTTCCTTTAGAAACAACCAGTAAATATACTGTAAAAGACTTATTCGATTCAGCATTCATTCAATCATCAAATGCTTCTACCATGGCATTAGCTGAAAAAATTGCTGGTTCTGAAGCAGATTTTGTTGATTTAATGAAAAAACAATTGGAAGACTGGGGCATTAAAGATGCCAAAATCGTAAACTCAACTGGTTTAAACAATGTTTATCTAGGTGAACATATCTATCCTGGTTCTAAAACAGATGATGAAAATATTTTATCTGCAAAAGGTGTAGCGATTGTTGCTCGTCATTTAATTAATGATTACCCAGACGTACTAGAAGTAACTGCGACACCAAAACAAGAATTCGGGTCACATACTTTCTCACCAATCGAGATGGTCAACTGGAACTGGATGTTGCCAGGCATGCTTTACGAAAAAGCAGGTGTGGATGGATTAAAAACTGGAACAACTGATCTAGCTGGCGCTTGTTTTGTAGGAACGATGACAAAAGATGGCCAACGAATTATTACGGTGGTATTAAACGCTACAAATCATGAGACCGATCCCGGCGCACGTTTTGTAGAGACGGGTCGCTTAATGGATTATTCTTTTGATAATTGGAAAAAAGAAGAAGTTTTAGCTAAAGATGCAACGGTCCCTGAATTGAAAACCGTTCCTGTTCATCAAGGAAAAGAATTAACCGTTCCTGTCCAAACAGAAGAAGCACTAACAGTCTGGTTACATTCTTCAATGACAAAAGACGATGTCACCTTCAAAACTTCTTTAAATTCAAAACGTATCACTGACGATAACGAATTACAAGCTCCTATTGAAAAAGGAGTAAACGTCGGAACTGTCCAAGCTGTTTCACCCGACAAATTAGGTTTTATCGAAGAAAGTGATACCGATACTACGAAAACTGCCTTACTTGCTAGTCAAGAAGTTAAAAAAGCCAATATCTTTGTTCAAGCTTGGCGAGCAGTCAAAGGATTATTTAATTAA
- the yidC gene encoding membrane protein insertase YidC translates to MRKMKNWLVGSGLFALLITLSGCVSRLEDGTPDPNGLIYRTLVQPLGKFLSYVATDMGLGFGLAIIIVTIIVRLIILPLGIGQSKKAMVQSEKMQFLKPQIDVVQKKLKAAASREEQMQIQAEMQSIYKENNVSMLGGIGCLPMLIQMPIFTALYFTAQFTPGIDKATFLGISLGEPSIVLVIIAGLSYVLQGYLSLIGVPEEQKKTMRSMLIVSPLMIVMVSFAAPAGVTLYWVVGGIFSCLQTFITNVIMKPRIKAQIAEEMRKNPPKTVVTPMKDVTESVEPAKEKTPTPKKNTKQGNGRNAGKQQRK, encoded by the coding sequence ATGAGAAAAATGAAAAATTGGCTGGTTGGCTCCGGTCTTTTCGCGCTTTTAATCACATTATCTGGTTGTGTAAGTCGTCTGGAAGATGGGACACCTGATCCAAATGGTCTAATTTATCGTACGTTAGTGCAGCCTTTAGGGAAGTTTCTTTCATATGTTGCTACAGATATGGGCTTAGGTTTTGGTTTAGCAATTATCATTGTAACCATCATTGTTCGTTTGATTATTTTACCATTAGGGATTGGTCAATCGAAAAAAGCGATGGTGCAAAGTGAAAAAATGCAATTTCTAAAACCACAAATTGATGTCGTTCAAAAGAAATTAAAAGCAGCTGCATCACGTGAAGAACAAATGCAAATTCAAGCAGAAATGCAAAGTATTTACAAAGAAAACAATGTGAGTATGCTTGGTGGAATTGGTTGTTTGCCAATGTTAATCCAAATGCCAATCTTTACCGCTTTATACTTTACTGCTCAATTTACACCAGGAATTGATAAAGCTACCTTCTTAGGTATTTCACTGGGTGAGCCTAGTATCGTTTTGGTTATTATTGCTGGTCTTTCTTATGTCTTACAAGGGTACCTATCATTAATTGGTGTTCCTGAAGAACAAAAGAAAACAATGCGTAGTATGTTAATTGTTTCTCCATTAATGATTGTGATGGTTTCATTCGCTGCTCCAGCTGGAGTTACCTTATATTGGGTAGTTGGTGGTATTTTCAGTTGTTTACAAACCTTTATTACTAACGTGATTATGAAACCAAGAATTAAAGCACAAATTGCGGAAGAAATGAGAAAAAACCCACCAAAAACTGTCGTAACACCAATGAAAGATGTGACAGAATCAGTTGAACCTGCAAAAGAAAAAACGCCAACTCCAAAGAAAAACACCAAACAAGGAAATGGTCGTAACGCAGGCAAACAACAACGAAAATAA
- a CDS encoding acylphosphatase, with the protein MKKIRMNVQGRVQGVGFRFSTKMLADELGIFGSAMNEDNGSVTIEAMGDDAVIDTFIEKVKASPAPYGRVNFYTIEENATITERDRFVTN; encoded by the coding sequence ATGAAAAAAATTCGCATGAATGTCCAAGGTCGGGTCCAAGGTGTTGGTTTTCGATTTTCAACTAAAATGCTTGCTGATGAATTAGGAATTTTCGGTAGTGCAATGAATGAAGACAACGGCTCTGTAACCATCGAAGCCATGGGTGACGATGCTGTTATCGATACCTTCATTGAGAAAGTGAAAGCTTCTCCTGCTCCCTACGGACGTGTTAATTTCTACACAATTGAAGAAAATGCAACAATTACCGAACGTGATCGATTTGTCACAAATTAA
- a CDS encoding Gfo/Idh/MocA family protein, translating to MVHLGIIGTNWITHQFVQGALETSRYTLTAVYSRRLETAQEFASKYEGNIACETELATFFATPLLDTVYIASPNSLHFSQAKAAILAGKHVIVEKPAFSNPQEMAEIIELAKKQDVFFFEAARNIHEKSFQTVAEFLPSPEHIIGANFTYMKYSSRYDQVLAGEEPNIFSPRFSGGSLSDLGVYAIYAALGWFGVPNEVHHFARKIATGVDGIGIAILRYDTFDVTIQHGKIGNAELPSEIYFDNGTLALNGINAIEKAELHNRETGTQVLDVVAKENPMIEEALDFAEIIENPTDATNIERYETWVELARDVNNVLYQLRKQADIKFDADQE from the coding sequence ATGGTCCATTTAGGAATTATTGGTACAAATTGGATTACGCATCAATTTGTACAAGGTGCATTAGAAACGAGTCGGTACACGTTAACGGCTGTTTATTCAAGGAGACTAGAAACAGCGCAAGAATTTGCTAGTAAATATGAAGGAAATATTGCTTGTGAAACGGAGTTAGCGACTTTCTTTGCTACACCATTATTGGATACGGTGTATATTGCTTCACCAAATAGTTTGCATTTTAGTCAAGCTAAAGCAGCTATTTTAGCTGGCAAGCATGTTATTGTGGAGAAACCAGCGTTTTCAAATCCACAAGAAATGGCTGAAATTATTGAGTTGGCAAAAAAACAAGACGTCTTTTTCTTTGAAGCAGCGCGTAATATCCATGAAAAAAGTTTTCAAACGGTTGCAGAATTTTTACCATCACCTGAGCATATTATCGGAGCAAACTTTACTTATATGAAGTATTCTTCACGTTATGATCAAGTGTTAGCTGGAGAAGAACCAAATATCTTTTCGCCACGTTTTTCAGGAGGATCGTTGTCTGATTTAGGCGTGTATGCGATTTATGCAGCGTTAGGCTGGTTTGGTGTACCAAATGAAGTGCATCATTTTGCACGTAAAATTGCAACGGGTGTCGATGGGATTGGCATAGCTATTTTAAGATACGATACGTTTGATGTAACAATTCAACATGGTAAAATTGGTAATGCAGAATTGCCTTCAGAAATTTATTTTGATAACGGGACGTTAGCATTAAATGGAATTAATGCCATTGAAAAAGCGGAGTTACACAACCGCGAAACTGGGACGCAAGTTTTAGATGTGGTTGCCAAAGAAAATCCAATGATTGAAGAAGCGCTTGATTTTGCAGAAATCATTGAGAATCCAACTGATGCAACAAATATCGAACGTTATGAAACATGGGTTGAATTAGCACGTGACGTGAATAATGTATTGTATCAATTGAGAAAACAAGCCGACATCAAATTTGATGCGGATCAGGAATAG